DNA from Garra rufa chromosome 5, GarRuf1.0, whole genome shotgun sequence:
cagtccaaaaaggaaaattctctcattatttactcagcctcatgtcgtctctcaatccgagagctttctggccctgtaTAGACACATTCACTTCCATGCCAGTCTTTGACATGCATTCACGACACTACCGCAACGTTTGTTCTGATGTAGTTACTCTCGCGAATGCACGTCAAAGACTTACACAAaggaaaaaaattgttgaatgaaggcgttatttttgttttctttgcacgcaaagaaattctcatagcttcataaaattaaggttaaaccacggATGTCATGTGAACTTTTTTATCAAGgtgcttactacctttcttggcctttaATGTGGAAGAATcgttgctgcctatgcagggtcagaaagctcttggatttcatcaaaaacttCTTAATTTGTATACCGAAGATAaacgaaagtcttatgggtttggaacaacatgagggtgagtaattaattacagaattttcatttttgggtgaacgatctttttaaaatggctttttttgCCCAGGAAACATGACTTGATTTATGTTTATTCATCAGATGTATGAATCAGATGGATCCATTATGGTCTATTGGCATGCGCTGGACACACCAGAGACCCCTACTGGTCAGTGCACACTTCtatgactctttaaatgcagTAAATGTGTTCATTGTTATTGATAAATTTTACATCCTTTAAAGAACAAAACTTAAGAAAATAGGTTGTGACTATGGAGTACCTGACATCTTATAATGTCTGTTGTAATTTTTCAGCGAAGGCAGTGTTTGCCAGAGGAATTGCAGCGGTGCGGGAGAAATATATTTGTGTAGGTGAGTAGCTTCATCAGCAGTGGCTATACAGTATAGGATACTGTTCTAATTTACATGTTTGCTTAGTATGTATAGTAAAAGCGTCCTTTTCAATTCTTCACACTTCCTTCAGGGGTCTCATCTGGCTCAGTGCTGGTGTTTGACGTTCCCAGTAAAGGCAGTAACATCACCCTGTCTGAGGTTTTGGAGGAACACAAAGAGGCAATCACAGATATGGCCTCTGAGTGCTCTGGCAGTCTGGTATTAACTTACTTATGTTTGGTTAATTTgacttaaaagggatagttcacccaaaaatgaaaattctgtggaggcacagagagctcttggatttcatcaaaaatatattaatgttctgaagatgaacaaaggtcttaattagtaatttaatgacagaattttcatttttgggtaaactatacctttaagctACTGTTGGCTcaagtgttttattattaaaaatgtatttctttttatAGGAGTGCATTGCTGATTTAGTAAGTGCTGATGACTCTGGCCTCCTCTGTGTGTGGAAATCAGGAGATGATTTTCAACTGCTCAACAAGATCCCAGGTTTTGAGTATGTTTGGAATTAACACTCACTATACAAGAGATAATGGCTTTCGTTCATGAAAAATTTGCAAATATGTTAGTATATTCTGAAATACTGGCACATAATGTGGACCTTCCTGAAAAGTTTCTCCTGGATTCACAAATAATTTGTAAACCTCAGAAGTGAGGTTAATTTACCCACTCATTGACTATTAGTGAAATGCCCACCTATAAATTACAACAACTATTATGTGTGAATTATGTGTAATGTCTTAATTTTacctttattcaaccagcaagtttttttttttttgaccggaaatgacacaaaagataataagacaatgcataagagacatcattgtggaaaaatattactcatcttttatttacatttgaacaaaaagtggcatgtcaaaaatcattctcaataatcaatagaaaagcctttattggctattacagcaatcaaacgcttcctataattgctaaccagctttttgcatgtctccactggtatttttgtccattcatctttagcaatgagctccaactctttcaggttggtaggtctccttgccatcaccctgatctttagctccctccacagattctcaattagatttaagtcaggattctggctgggccactgcaaaacggtaatgttttgtctgctaaccatttcttcaccagttttgctgtgtgttttgggtcgttgtcgtgctgaaatgtccactggtgcccaaggccactgggtgtcacttttggcttccgaccacgtcctctgagatttttcacagtgtagaacgtcttgtattttttaataatatttgcactgtagccactggaacttcaaaacatttagatatggtcttatagccctttcctgaattGTGAGCAGCTgtaggtcctcagtgagctcctttgtcttagccataactgtccacaaaccaacagcagagagcttctgtttttcacttgttgagttgattaaaacagctgttcccaatgaatcagggtaattaggatgctttagaacactttggactatttggaatggtatagaactttggaatttcccatagactgtgacagtttgcaaagggtatgaataattttggactttttgttcaaatgtaaataaaagctgagaggtattttttttccacaatgatgcttcttgtacatcatcttattatcttttgggagaagcctgtgtcatttccagttaaaaaaaaaacttgctggttgaataaaagtaactttaagtcagaatttgccaggggtatgaataatttcaggcttgactgtatattacataaatgcaaaatttaaaaagtaattggCCTAACAAAATCCTAATAAAaagatttaattaaaatgaaatagtgctatataataaaacaaaaacagactatgtttcatttttgtttagcagtaatttattttcacacaaataaTTAATTGTGTGATTACTAATGATATATTATTATGGTAAGTGTTATTAAAATGCAGTATGATCAGTTCCATTAAAGAGACCATAAAGTGACGTTAAAAATTATTTACACAAAAACTCCTGCACTGCAAAaattgcttttcttacttagatttttagtcGTTTCAAGCcagaatatttaaaaattcttaaatctagaaggattttctagacaattaaaaattattgccttgttttaagaaaaaagaagttaaaataaagtgagtttttgcttgaaacaagcaaaataatttgccagtggggtaagcaaaataatctagttgtctgcttaaaataagattatttttctaaccccattggcagattattttgcttcttttaacttaattttgacttatttttttctggaaaaaaaaagacaattttttactcgtctagaaaaaccttcttgatttaagaatgtttagatattttcgcttaaaacaagacaaaaaatctgagTAGCAAAAGCATTTTTTGAAGTGTGTGCTTGTGTTTCATGAAGGAGGCCCACTATGCTTATAGCAATACATCATTATTATAATATGTTTGTTAATACGTATCTTTTTGTCTTAGCACGAGTTGTTCTTCAGTAAAACTCTGGAAGGGCACAGTCATTGCAGGCTATGGGACGGGACAGATCCGTCTGTATGAGGGGGTAACGGGTATACTGCATGCAGAGGTCAATGCCCATGCACGCTGGATATACTCACTGGACATCGCCCCGTTCACTGGACTGGTGAGAGAAATACTATACACTCTGTATGTCGCACAAGTGATGTCCGCAACCCTCATATACTGATATCGTTTTCTGTTGTTCATTGAAAAAGCTGATCTCTGCAGCAGAAGACTCCTGGGTTAGAGTGTGGCATCTGAGCTTGACTCCAGAGACTAATAACGTAGAGGTAAAACCACTTACAGATACATACAACATACAGTACAATAGTAAATACACTAGAACTGCATTAAATGAACATGCATCGCAAAGCATTTTGTGTGTTCAGCTGTTTTTCAAATGTACTCCCACTTTTTCCCTGCCCTTTCTAGATTGAGCACATGTACAATGAGTGTGTGACTGATACGCAGATCTGTGGAGCCAAGTTCTGTGACGGGGACGGCTACGCCTTTGCAGTGACCGGCTATGACTTGAGTGAGATCATCCGCTACACGCAAGCCTAGTCAGGATTACAGCATGCACTTCCAAGAAATTACCATTTGTCATATGAGGATCACCTGCAGAAGGAAAGTCATGTCTTGACAAAATGGTGTGCAGTCATGATAGGCAGGGTCAGGATGAATGTTGAATGTCCTTCTAACTTCTTAAGCACAACATGCCTAAAATGCCACACTTGAACCATGTGACTGTGGTTAGTACAGTACATAATTGGCAGTTGTAGTACAAAATACTCTTTTTGTGCTCTGATATTAAGGTAAAATACAgaacatgtacactaccagtcaaaagtttttgaacagtaagacttttaatattttttaaagaagacacttctgctcaacaagcctgcatttatttgatccaaagcacagcaaaaacagtaaaatttaatatttttactattaaactgttttctatttgaatgtaatttaaaatgtaatttattcctgtgatcaaagctaaattttcagcatcattactccagtcttcagtgtcagatgattCTTCAGatgtcattttaatatgctgatttgctgtttaagaaacatttattatgattatttttattattagcaatatttaaacaattgagtattttttttcaggattctttgatgaattgaaagatccaaaggtcagcatttatatgaagtaaaaaagcttttgtaacaatatacattatatgattcaaaagcttggagtcagtataattgtttttattcttttttgggGAAGAGGGGGATAGAAGTTATAGAAATTGTTGCTTTttcttagcaaggatgctttaaattgatcaaaaagtgaagacaattataatgttacaaaaaaaatctatttcagataaatgctgttcttctgagctttctattcatcaaataaaccagaaaaaaaaatctactcatctgttttaagcataataataataataataataataataaatgtttttttttttgagcagcaaatcagaatattagaatgatttctgaaagatcatttaactggagtaatgatgctaaaaattcagctttgaaatcacaggaataaataacatttttaaatatattcaaatggaaatcagttattttaaatggtaagaatatttaaactttaaaccAGACTTAAAAacaacatcaaaaatcttactgttcgaaaacttAACTGGTTAGTGTAGATCAAGATATGAAGCATTAATATGAATAAATGTTAGAAGGGGTTGTTCTGTTAGTGTTTTGCTTCTCATATAATTTTAGTAAATGTATTGACTAAAGTGTTACTGAACAATTTCTTTTACCTCATTGAATGATTTTGGATGTGCATATGAATCAAATGGCATGTAGTCATATTTGTGGTTCAGAAAACAAAACCTATCAAAATAGTttgtaaagtatttatttattataaatattatgaaTATTAAATTCAGCAGAGGCTATTTTTTCCAGGTGGAATTACAATGTCCTTTATATTTGTCCAGAAATAAACACATTGTATCTAGATAGTTATTTCAGCTTAAtgttaaatcatatattttatattttgtgttgtCATAGTTTTTGCTATTTTCTGTTTCTTTGTAAGCAATTGTCAGTGACAATTCAGctattaaataagaaaaaaaaataactcaTATACTGTGGCTTTTATTGCAATTAGAAATGTGTACCAGTAGATGGCAATAGATCTTATATCTTTAATGGTTTTCTAAATCgttttgaatattttaatatttgagaTCAGGATTAGCATATTTAATTCAACCACAAAGTGCATTCAAACGCATTGATTCATATACAAACATCTATGAAACATATTATAGATCATAATAGAATGTATCCAGCAGTCATTtctattcaaaatgtaaaaaaatattggtaacagtttacagtaaggttcattagttaacattaacaacAATTATTAACATAAACTActatatttttacagtatttattaattgttaggtaatgttaatttcagcatttactaatttactaataatgaaaccttattgtaaagtgttaccaaaatatcaAACATAAAATGCCTAAAATGACTGGGTTTTGGGCTAAATTGGCTAAAATGACCATCCTCATACATTATATGTACATACACTGTATGTATAcagtgcaaaagtattcataccccttcatttttttttttcacattttgttttgttgcagcattatgttaaactgctttaaattagtttttccccacatcaatttacactccatacaccaaaataatgacaaagcaaaacccagatttgcaaattttacaaatttattaaaaataaaacactgaaataagtacattgcataagtattcatacccttaactcagtacatagttgaagcacctttacagcctcaagtctttttgggtatgatgtgacaagctttgcacatctgcatttggtaattatctgccattctttgcctcaccttttcacctctcaagctctgtcagcttggatgggggctggcagacattttctagagtcctagttgttccaatcctcttccgttatggataatggaggctacatgcttctgtgatccttcaatgcagcagattatgcattttcagctgttagaccttttctgagaggtgtgtgcctttctaaatcatactcattcaaatgaatttgccacagtttaactccactcgaagtgtagtaacatctacaagcaatatgaatgctcccgagctaaatttcaagtgtcccagaaaagggtatgaatacttatgcaacgggatcttttcagttttttatttctaataaatttgcaaagttgttataAACCTTGTTGTTATAAAACAAtaggaaataaagtcaaaacCCAGACATTTTAGGCAAATCAGAAATTTCTCCCAGGACACCCTACCTGGGTGTACAATGGGTTTTAATGGTCCTTATTTGGGTTATTTCTGTGTAGTAGAAGATATTTTAGATCACCTTCATAACAAAATTGTCCCTCAAGAGCAGAAATTTGTAAATAAGCAGCATTTTTATCCATGACTATATTCATATATTCATCACTATTAACTTTAGTCCCTTTGCGCTTCTCTGTAAAGCTataaaaaagagagaggaagacTTTGATTGTCAGATGTGTCCTTCATGCACCTGCCCATGAGACCCTGACGAGTCCTTGTCCTTGATTTACACCCTGTTATCACACTGTAATGGTTTGTTGTCATTACGTCATTCATTTATGCAAGTTCCTGTTTTTATAGGTCAAAACCCGAACACCAGAGGAATGCAGATTATCACGTCAAGCTTCTTTTTATTAGTAACCCATTGCTCATTTGACTGTATTTCCCCCATAATATTTATGTCCATAATTCTGTCGCTCCCTCATAGCATTATCCACACATGACCTCCCATTCCAACTTGTTGTTGATCAAACCATGGTCTCTTATGTAAGACTTTTAACTTTGTCCTATGGATGACACTGTGTGTGCCCTATATCTGTTATGAAGAGAGGGTGAATATCAATGACACAGAGGGAAAGACCTAATGGGTAGAGAATAGGCCGCTGACCGTCAGATTTGATGGTGGACGGAGAGGGAGAGAGGCCAGAGAGCGTCAATGAGATCTGCACCGGCTGCGGGTTTAATGGAATTATGTAACGCTGACGTGCAGCACTGGACTTTCACAGTGAGATGGGTTTAAGGTCATTGTGTTTAGTGGGATCTGTGGTAATAAACACTATGACTGGTCTCTAGGCCATGTAAAATTCAATAGTGCTCTCTAGACACATCAGATCTGTGCCCTCTGGGGGGTCACAGTGTTTGCAAATGGGGACCGAAAGTTGGTGTGGCACAATGCAGTTTCAGAGGACACAAGATGCTCATTTATTACACTTAAGTGGaagttaaaaactaaaattattttcTGTGCTTTCTATGCATGTCATGTGACATTTCTACTACTATGGGCACTTTTCTTTCCTGAGTGTTTTTGTCTATTATTCTATCATTTTGTTATTGAAGGTTACATAACATTTAAAAGAAAGTTA
Protein-coding regions in this window:
- the wdr54 gene encoding WD repeat-containing protein 54, translated to MAKMYHKEKSIQLKSSASALYNNLGVLRIAPRCLTYFTVVHANVVNMVSASWDGLNYSHRQLQSKEGNVATSSSLIMQAAWCVLPSRDLLVLTSQKGIQMYESDGSIMVYWHALDTPETPTAKAVFARGIAAVREKYICVGVSSGSVLVFDVPSKGSNITLSEVLEEHKEAITDMASECSGSLECIADLVSADDSGLLCVWKSGDDFQLLNKIPGFDTSCSSVKLWKGTVIAGYGTGQIRLYEGVTGILHAEVNAHARWIYSLDIAPFTGLLISAAEDSWVRVWHLSLTPETNNVEIEHMYNECVTDTQICGAKFCDGDGYAFAVTGYDLSEIIRYTQA